The genomic interval GCGCGCGGAAAAGGCTGCACTTCTCGGCTATGAGAATTTCGCCGCGCTGAAGCTCGACAACACCATGGCCAAGACCGCGAACGCCGTCGATGCGCTGCTGATGGATGTCTGGGAAAAGGCCGTGAAGGCGGCGGCGGCCGATGAGGCGGAACTGCGAGAGCTTGCCGCCGAGGAAGGTTACAACGGCGAGATCGAGGCCTGGGACTGGCGCTATTACGCCGAGAAGCTCAAGGCCCGGAAATTTGATTTCTCCGAAAGCGAGGTGAAGCCCTATCTTCAGCTCGAAAAGATCATCGAGGCCTGTTTTGCCGTGGCCGAGCGCCTGTTCGGCATTCGCGCCGTGGCGAAGCCGGATGTGAAGGCCTATCATCCGGATGTGCGGGTCTATGAAATCCGCAATGCCGATGACGAGCTGATCGCGCTTTTCCTCGGCGATTATTTCAACCGCACCTCGAAGCGCTCCGGCGCGTGGATGAACGCACTGCAGAGCCAGCACCGGCTGACCCTGCCGAATGGCGAGCAGGGCGAAATCCCGATCGTCATCAATGTCTGCAACTTCGCCAAGCCCGCCGCCGGAAAGCCGGCGCTGCTGTCGCTCGACGACGCCCGCACGCTGTTCCACGAATTCGGCCATGCGCTCCACGGCATGCTGTCGGATGTCACCTACCCGTCCGTCTCGGGCACCGGCGTCGACCGCGATTTCGTCGAACTGCCCTCACAGCTCTACGAACACTGGCTGACCACGCCGGAGGTGCTGAAGACCTATGCGCTGCACGCCGAAACCGGAGAGGCGATGCCGGAGGCGCTGATGGACAAGGTGCTTTCCGCCGCGACCTTCGGTCAGGCCTTCGCGACCGTCGAATACACCGCCTGCGCGATTGTCGACATGCGCCTTCACACCGCCGAACACCCGCCGGCCGATCCGGTGGCGTTCCAGGATGGGGTGCTCAATGCGATCGGCATGCCCAAGGCGATCGCGATGCGCCACGCGATCCCGCATTTCCTGCACATCTTCGCAGGCGATGGCTATTCGGCAGGATATTATTCCTACATGTGGTCCGAAGTGCTCGACGCCGACGCCTTTGAAGCCTTCGAGGAGGCGGGCAACGTCTTCGATCCGGCAACCGCCGGCAAGCTCAAGTCTGAAATCCTCACCAAGGGCGGATCGGTCGCGCCGGAAGCGGCCTATCAGGCGTTTCGCGGCCGCATGCCCGGCCCCGAGGCTATGCTGAAGGGACGCGGGCTGGTGTAAGTTACCAGACGGCGGATCAAAGCCCGATTTCGTGGGCGAAGGGCGGATTGGCGCCGGCGCGCGAGACGGTGACGGCGGCGGCCTTTGCGCCAAGCGCCAGCGCGTCGCGGATGGCGTTGGCGGAAAGCGTCCTCACCTTGTCCTTGGTCAGCAGGCCGGCGAGGTCGAGCGAGGCGAGGATGCCGGCATCGAAGGTGTCGCCGGCGCCGACGGTGTCGACCACCTCGACCTTTTCGCTCGCCACCTCGACCTTTTCCGTGGCTGTATAGCCGATCGTGCTGTCGCTGCCGCGGGTGACGACGACGAGGCTGGCGCCGGCCGCAATCCAGTGGCGGGCCTTGTCGTCGAGCGAGCCTTCGAGCCCGAACCAGTCGAGATCCTCGTCGGAGAATTTCAGAATATCGGCCTTCGCCGCCATCCGCTCGATTCGGGCGCGGTGCTTGTCGGCGTCGGTGATGAAGCTCGGGCGGATGTTGGGGTCGAGCGAGATCACGCGCTTTTCCGCCTCGCGCATCAACAGCGCCTCATAGGTCGAGCCGCAGGGCTCCGGGATCAGGCTGATCGCGCCGAAATGCATGGCGCGGCAGTCATCGCCGATTTCCGGCAGGTCGGCCTCGGTGATCATCCGGCCGGCGGTGTTCTCGTCATAGAAGGCGTAGCTCGCCGCACCGTTCACCAGCTTGACGAAGGCCAGCGTGGTGGGGCGGTCGGAGGTCGCGACATAGGAATGGTCGACATTGGAGGCGTCGAGCTTTTCGCGGATGATATCGCCCATCAGGTCCGATGACAGGCCGGAGAAGAAGCCGGTTGGCCGGCCGAGCCTTGCGAGCGCCACCGCCGTGTTGCAGACCGCGCCGCCGGCATAGGGCGAAAACGCCGGCTCGCCCTTTGTGGTCTCACGGGGCAGCATGTCGATAAGGGCTTCGCCGCAGCACAGAATCATTATGTTCTCCCAGTTGTTTTCAGCGCGTCTCAGGCGGACAGTCGGTCGACGCCGCCGCGCGCCTTCGACCAGGCCATCGGCTGGTCGAGAAAATCGGCGACGGAATCGAGCGCCTTGTCATCGAACAGTTTCTTCTCCCGCGCCACCGCCAGCACGTTCTGCCATGTCGCGATATAATGAAGGTCAACGCCGCCATCGGCGAAACGTTTCCCGGCCTCGGCGAAAATATCGTAGTAGAACAGCGCCATGCCGTGATTGACGATGCCGCCGGCATTGCGGATCGCGTCGATGAAGTTGAACATCGAGCCGCCGGCCGTGGTCAGGTCCTCGATCACCAACACCCGCGCGCCTTCCGGCATATGGCCCTCGATCTGCGCGTTCTTGCCATAGCCCTTCGGCTTCTTGCGGCAGTAGATCATCGGCAGGTCGAGGCGTTCGGCCAGAAAGGCGGCGAAGGGAATGCCCGCGGTCTCGCCGCCGGCCACGCAGTCGAACTGCTCGAAGCCGGCCTCGGCCATGATCTTCGCGGCCGCGAAATCCATCAGGGTGGAGCGGATGCGCGGAAACGAGATCAGCCGGCGGCAGTCGATATAGACCGGGCTCACCAGGCCGGAGGAGAGCTTGTAGGGCTCGTCGGGCGAAAAATGCACCGCCTCGATTTCCCACAGCATCCGGGCCATCAGGTCGGCCATCACTTGCGGCTCGGCAAAACTCGCGCTGGTCATCTCGGTTCCTTTCGTCTGGCCGCCCTGTCTGTGGCCTGTCTGTGGCTTGTCCGTGCCCTGTCCGGAGGGAAAAATCAATCGCCTGCCGCGGAAAGAGAGGGGGGCGGCGGGCCGAAGATAGCGAAATGGCGGGCCGCTGCAATGATGTTGGCCGGTTTTCAGGAATTTCCAACAGTGAAGAGCGAGGGCGTGGGGTGGGGCTCGACGACCTATAATCTCCTCTCCGGGCGGAGAGGTCGCTATTGCAAGGGCCCTGCAAAGCGGAGGCCTGCGACTGTTCTCGGTCCTGCCCCGCCATCCCCCGATTATTTTCCCGTCATCAATATTCCTGTTACAAAATGCGTATAGTAGGCGCAGTTCAGGAGATTTCGGGAGCATCGGGTGAACCGTGTGGAAGGCATTCTGAGCGGCATTGCCTCGCGCATGGCCGCGGCGTGGTTCGTGTTGCTTGCAACGACGGCGGTGGCGCTGCTTGCGCTCTATGACGGTGCGCTCCCGGCCCTTGCCGTCATTTCCGCCTGGCTCATCGTCTGCGCTGCCGCCATTGCCGCCATCCGGCCCAGGCTGGCCGCGGAGGAGGAGAGCGTTCCCGACAGTCTGGAGACCGTGCTCGCCTTCGATTTCGGCGACCTTCCCGGCCTGCTCGATGAAATCGACCTTGCGATCTATCTTCTGGCCCCCGACGGCACGGTTCTGTTCCAGAACCGCTCGGCGAGCGACACGTTCGGAAAATTCCCGCTCGGCTCCCACATCTCGGCGCGCATGCGCGCCCCCGGCGTGCTCGACATCATCCGCGATACGTTGGCGAACGGCCGCGTCAACCAGATCGAATATTCCGAGCGACTGCCCTCCGAGCGCGTCTATCTGGTGCGCAGCGCGCCGGTTTCCGATGCCGAGAAGCCGGTGTTCATGCTGGTGCTGCGCGATGTCTCCGAGGCGCGCCGGATCGATCGCATGCGCTCCGATTTCGTCGCCAATGCCAGCCACGAACTCAGAACCCCGCTCGCCTCGCTGCGCGGCTATATCGAAACGCTGCAGGGCCCGGCCAAGCACGATGTGAAGGCGCAGGAACGGTTCCTGCCGATCATGCTCGACCAGGCGACCCGGATGAGCCGTCTGGTCGACGACCTGATGAGCCTGTCGCGGCTGGAGGCCAAGGCCCATCTGCCGCCGGACCAGACGGTCACGCTCAACGCCCTGCTCGGCCATGTCCGCGACAGCCTGCTGCCGCTGGCTGAGGATCTGGAGGTGTCGATCCACCTGTTCATGCCCGAGGAGCCGGTGACGGTGAACGGCGACAAGGACGAACTGGTGGAAGTGTTCGAGAACCTGATCGAGAACGCCTGCAAATACGGCTCAGAAGGCGGCAAGGTCGAGGTCTATCTCAAGCCGCTTTCGCCTTCCGGCGCCGAGGTTTCCGTGGTCGATCACGGCCCTGGCATCCCCTCCGAACACGTGCCGCGACTGACCGAACGCTTCTATCGCGTCTCGGTCGCCGACAGCCGTTCGAAGAAGGGCACCGGCCTTGGCCTCGCCATCGTCAAGCACATCCTCACCCGCCATCGCGCCCGGCTCTCGGTAAAATCCGAAGTCGGCCAGGGCACGACCTTCACCGTCCGGTTCTGACGGCGTCCGAAAAGTGAAACCCTTAATTTTTTCATAGGGATAGACTGTCATAAAACTGAAGTAAAAATGACATAAAACCGGGTCAACCCGAGAGGGCACCGCAAAGCCGCAAGAGGCGAGCCAGCCATGAAGCCATTCATCCTGCCGATCGTGACGCTTGCCGCCGCGCTTGCCTTTGCCGCGCCGGCGCTGGCGCGCAGCCAGATCCAGATCGCCGGCTCCTCCACCGTGCTGCCCTATGCCAAGATCGTGGCGGAAACCTTTGGCGAGATCTATCCCGACTACAAGACGCCGATCGTGGAATCGGGCGGCTCGTCGGCCGGGCTCAAGGAATTCTGCAAGGGCGTCGGCCCGCGCACCATCGATATCGCCAATGCCTCGCGGCCAATGCGCGAGGGCGAGCGCGAAAACTGCGCCAAGAACGGTGTTACCGGCATTTCCGAGATCGTGTTCGGTTATGACGGCATCGTGTTCGCCACCGACGCCGCGATGGAACCGATGGCGCTGACGCCGCTCGATCTCTATAAGGCGCTCGCCGCCGAACTGGTGATCGACGGCAAGCTCGTGCAAAACCCCTATACCCGCTGGGCGCAAGTCAATCCGGCGCTGCCCGATGTCGAGATCACCGCCTATATTCCCGGCGAAAAGCACGGCACCCGCGAGGTGTTCGAGGAAAAGGTGCTAGCGGTCGGCTGCGAAGAGTCGGGCGCTGTCGAATTTCTCACGAAAGAATTCGGCGAGAAGCAGGGCGAGAGCAAATGCATTGCGGTGCGCAAGGATGGCCGCGCGCCGGGCATTGACGGCGACTATACCGAAACGCTGGCGCGGGTCGCCGCCAACCGTTCGGCGCTCGGCGTCTTCGGCCTGTCCTTTTACGACAACAATACTGACAAGCTGAATGTGGCGACGATCGACGGCGTCACGCCGACGCTCGAAACCGTCGGCTCCGGCGAATACCCGGTCTCGCGACCGCTCTATTTCTACGTCAAGAATGCCCATGTCGGAGCGATCGCGGGCCTCAAGGAATATGTCGATTTCTTCCTCTCCGACGACATGGCCGGGCCCTATGGCCCGCTTGCCGAATATGGCCTCGTGCCGGCTTCGGAAGCGGAACGCGCGGCAACCAAGGCCGCTTTCGATGCGGGCGTGACGCTGCAGCAGACACAGTAGCGACCGCTATGAATGACAATCGCCGCCGCCGGCGGCAACAAGGGGCCTGAAGCCCCGGATGGTCCGGATATGCATGTGTTTTTGATCATACTGGCGCTCATCGTGCTTCTCAGCGCAGGCGGTTTCTTCGCCGCCCGCGCCAAGGCCTATGCGCTGGCCGATGCCGGGCGGATCAACTCACGCCCCAGCCACCACGCAAGCTTCGTCACGATCGCGACCGTCGTTCCGGCCGTGCTCCTGATGGCGGTATGGATGGTGGCGAGCCCGCTCCTGATCGGCGCGGAGATCCGTGAAGGTTTTCCCGATAGCGTGAAGGCGCAGCCGGCCTCCGCCCAAAGCCTGACCTTCAACACCGTCACCTCCGTCGCCTACGGCCTGCGCCAGCTTCCCGATGCCGCGCGCGAACGCGTCGCGGAAGATTCCAGCCAGCTTCGCGCGGTGCTTGCCAAAAGCGGCATTCCGCTGGCCGCCAATCCGCAGCCCTTCGTGCTCAAATCGGCGGAGCGGATGAACGCGCTTTCGGCGAAAAGCAGCTACGCCATGGCGGCCGCCGTGCTGGCCGTCGCTCTCGTCTCGCTGGCGCTGTCCTTCCGCGCGGTCAGGCCGCAGTTCCAGGCCCGCAACCGCGTCGAACAGGTGGTGCTGGGGGCCCTGCTTCTGGCCTCCACCATCGCGATCCTGACGACCGTTGGCATCGTGCTGTCGATGTTGTCGGAATCGCTGCGCTTCTTCGCCCAGGTCTCGCCGATCGATTTCTTCTTCGGCACGGTGTGGGACCCGCGTTTTGCCGCCGCCGGCGAGACCGGCTCGCCCGGCCAGTTCGGCCTGATCCCGCTTCTGGCCGGCACGATCTATATTTCCGCGGTGGCGATGGCGGTTGCGGTGCCGATCGGGCTCTATGCCGCGATCTACATGTCGGAATATGCCAGCGGCCGGCTGCGTTCGATCGCCAAGCCGCTGCTGGAGGTGCTCGCCGGCATTCCGACCATCGTCTACGGCTTTTTCGCGCTGATCACGGTCGGCCCGCTGCTGCGCGATATCTCGGTGGAGCTGAACGGGCTGTTCACCGGCAATTACCGCAATTTCATCGAGGCGCAGTCGGTGCTGACGGCGGGCGTGGTGATGGGCATCATGCTGATTCCCTTCGTTTCGTCGCTCTCCGATGACATCATCAACGCCGTGCCCGACAGCCTGCGCAAGGGCTCGCTGGGGCTTGGCGCGACGCAGTCGGAGACCATCAAGCGCGTGGTTCTGCCGGCGGCGCTGCCGGGCATTGTCGGCGCGCTGCTTTTGACGGCCTCGCGCGCGATCGGCGAGACCATGATCGTGGTGCTTGCCGCCGGCGTTGCCGCCAATCTGCAGATCAATCCGTTCGAGCCGATGACGACGGTGACGGTGAAGATCGTCAACCAGCTCACCGGCGACCTCGAATTCAACACGCCGCAGACGCTGGTGGCCTTCGCGCTCGGCCTGACCCTGTTCGTGATCACGCTCTGCCTCAATGTCTACGCGCTCTATGTCGTGCGCAAATACCGGGAGCAGTACGCATGAGCGAGACATTCACCAATCCGAACGAGGCGGGGGATTTCCGCCGCAGGGTCACCGAGACCCGCCGCAAGGGGCTGAAACGCCGCCACCGCGCCGAAAGGCGGTTCCGCGTATTCGGTTTCCTTGCGATCTTCGCCGGCCTGTTCTTCCTGGCGGCATTGCTGTTCTCGGTCGCCGGCAAGGGCTTTTCCGCCTTCCAGCAGACCACGATCACGCTGCCGATCACGTTTTCGGAACAGGTGGTCGACCCCGAGGGCCTGCGCGACGAAAACCCGCGCCTGCTGCTGACCGCGAACTATCCGGCTCTGGTGCAGGACGCGCTGGCGAAAACGCTCGATCTCGACCCCGCCAATGCCGCCGAGATGCGCGAAGCCATGCGGCTCGTCTCGCGCTCGGCCCGCGTCGACCTGCGCGACGTGGTGATGGACGATCCGTCGGTGATCGGAAAGACCGTCGACGTGAAGCTCTTGGCCGCCGCCGATGTCGATTCCGCCAACAAGGGCCAGATCGATCTCTCGCTGCCGGAAACCAGCCGCCGCGTCTCAGATCAACAGGCCGCATGGATGGCGGAGTTGAAGGCGGAAGGCCGGCTGCACAAGAGCTTCAACGCCGGCTTCTTCACCCATGGCGCATCCTCGCGGCCGGAATCGGCGGGCATCGGCGTCGCCTTCGTCGGCACGCTCTACATGATGGGCATCGTGCTGGTATTGTCCCTGCCGCTCGGCGTGGCGTCCGCGATCTATCTCGAGGAATTCGCGCCGAAGAACCGGTTCACCGATGTCATCGAGGTCAATATCAACAACCTCGCCGCCGTGCCGTCGATCGTCTTCGGCCTGCTCGGCGTGGCGCTGTTCATCGGCTTTCTCGGCCTGCCGCGCTCGGCCGCACTCGTTGGCGGGCTGGTGCTGACGTTGATGACGCTGCCGACGATCATCATCGCCACCCGCTCGGCGCTGAAGGCGGTGCCGCCCTCGATCCGCTCGGCGGCGCTCGGCGTCGGCGCGTCGAAGATGCAGGCGGTGTTCCACCACGTGTTGCCGCTCGCCATGCCCGGCATTCTCACCGGCACGATCATCGGCCTGGCCCGCGCGCTCGGCGAAACCGCGCCGCTGCTGCTGATCGGCATGGTCGCCTTCGTGGCGGATTATCCGGCAAGCCCGCTCGATCCCTCGACCGCGCTGCCGGTGCAGATCTACATGTGGGCGGGCGAAGCCGAGCGCGCCTTTGTCGAGCGCACCTCGGCGGCGATCATCGTGCTGTTGGTATTCCTGATCCTGATGAACCTGACCGCAGTCATTCTCCGCCGCCGCTTCGAGCGGCGCTGGTAGAATGACCCTTGATGCGAAAAGAACAATGAGCGGAAACATGAACGAACAAACCTACAAGATGGTCGGCAAGGATGTTTCCGTCTATTACGGGCAGAAGCGGGCGCTGTTCGACGTCAACCTGAACATCCGCCAGAATGCCGTCACCGCGCTGATCGGCCCGTCGGGCTGCG from Martelella mediterranea DSM 17316 carries:
- a CDS encoding M3 family metallopeptidase, which produces MTDTINSALIRWEGFAGLPEFDRIADGDFTAAFDWAMADHNREIDAIAANPDAPDFANTVDALEVSGDALSRVSAVFFTRAGADTNPEIQKIEREIVPKLSSHYSAIGANKALFQRIDTLWQAREGLGLTGEQWRVLERHWKGFVRSGAQLEGAEQERLAAVNRRLAELGAAFGQNVLADESDWAMFLTQEDELAGLPDFLIDAMAGAASERGREGAYAVTLSRSIVEPFLTLSARRDLREKAFKAWTARGLSGGEHDNRDIMKETLALRAEKAALLGYENFAALKLDNTMAKTANAVDALLMDVWEKAVKAAAADEAELRELAAEEGYNGEIEAWDWRYYAEKLKARKFDFSESEVKPYLQLEKIIEACFAVAERLFGIRAVAKPDVKAYHPDVRVYEIRNADDELIALFLGDYFNRTSKRSGAWMNALQSQHRLTLPNGEQGEIPIVINVCNFAKPAAGKPALLSLDDARTLFHEFGHALHGMLSDVTYPSVSGTGVDRDFVELPSQLYEHWLTTPEVLKTYALHAETGEAMPEALMDKVLSAATFGQAFATVEYTACAIVDMRLHTAEHPPADPVAFQDGVLNAIGMPKAIAMRHAIPHFLHIFAGDGYSAGYYSYMWSEVLDADAFEAFEEAGNVFDPATAGKLKSEILTKGGSVAPEAAYQAFRGRMPGPEAMLKGRGLV
- a CDS encoding carbohydrate kinase family protein; this encodes MILCCGEALIDMLPRETTKGEPAFSPYAGGAVCNTAVALARLGRPTGFFSGLSSDLMGDIIREKLDASNVDHSYVATSDRPTTLAFVKLVNGAASYAFYDENTAGRMITEADLPEIGDDCRAMHFGAISLIPEPCGSTYEALLMREAEKRVISLDPNIRPSFITDADKHRARIERMAAKADILKFSDEDLDWFGLEGSLDDKARHWIAAGASLVVVTRGSDSTIGYTATEKVEVASEKVEVVDTVGAGDTFDAGILASLDLAGLLTKDKVRTLSANAIRDALALGAKAAAVTVSRAGANPPFAHEIGL
- a CDS encoding orotate phosphoribosyltransferase, with translation MTSASFAEPQVMADLMARMLWEIEAVHFSPDEPYKLSSGLVSPVYIDCRRLISFPRIRSTLMDFAAAKIMAEAGFEQFDCVAGGETAGIPFAAFLAERLDLPMIYCRKKPKGYGKNAQIEGHMPEGARVLVIEDLTTAGGSMFNFIDAIRNAGGIVNHGMALFYYDIFAEAGKRFADGGVDLHYIATWQNVLAVAREKKLFDDKALDSVADFLDQPMAWSKARGGVDRLSA
- the phoR gene encoding phosphate regulon sensor histidine kinase PhoR — protein: MEGILSGIASRMAAAWFVLLATTAVALLALYDGALPALAVISAWLIVCAAAIAAIRPRLAAEEESVPDSLETVLAFDFGDLPGLLDEIDLAIYLLAPDGTVLFQNRSASDTFGKFPLGSHISARMRAPGVLDIIRDTLANGRVNQIEYSERLPSERVYLVRSAPVSDAEKPVFMLVLRDVSEARRIDRMRSDFVANASHELRTPLASLRGYIETLQGPAKHDVKAQERFLPIMLDQATRMSRLVDDLMSLSRLEAKAHLPPDQTVTLNALLGHVRDSLLPLAEDLEVSIHLFMPEEPVTVNGDKDELVEVFENLIENACKYGSEGGKVEVYLKPLSPSGAEVSVVDHGPGIPSEHVPRLTERFYRVSVADSRSKKGTGLGLAIVKHILTRHRARLSVKSEVGQGTTFTVRF
- a CDS encoding PstS family phosphate ABC transporter substrate-binding protein, whose translation is MKPFILPIVTLAAALAFAAPALARSQIQIAGSSTVLPYAKIVAETFGEIYPDYKTPIVESGGSSAGLKEFCKGVGPRTIDIANASRPMREGERENCAKNGVTGISEIVFGYDGIVFATDAAMEPMALTPLDLYKALAAELVIDGKLVQNPYTRWAQVNPALPDVEITAYIPGEKHGTREVFEEKVLAVGCEESGAVEFLTKEFGEKQGESKCIAVRKDGRAPGIDGDYTETLARVAANRSALGVFGLSFYDNNTDKLNVATIDGVTPTLETVGSGEYPVSRPLYFYVKNAHVGAIAGLKEYVDFFLSDDMAGPYGPLAEYGLVPASEAERAATKAAFDAGVTLQQTQ
- the pstC gene encoding phosphate ABC transporter permease subunit PstC; translated protein: MHVFLIILALIVLLSAGGFFAARAKAYALADAGRINSRPSHHASFVTIATVVPAVLLMAVWMVASPLLIGAEIREGFPDSVKAQPASAQSLTFNTVTSVAYGLRQLPDAARERVAEDSSQLRAVLAKSGIPLAANPQPFVLKSAERMNALSAKSSYAMAAAVLAVALVSLALSFRAVRPQFQARNRVEQVVLGALLLASTIAILTTVGIVLSMLSESLRFFAQVSPIDFFFGTVWDPRFAAAGETGSPGQFGLIPLLAGTIYISAVAMAVAVPIGLYAAIYMSEYASGRLRSIAKPLLEVLAGIPTIVYGFFALITVGPLLRDISVELNGLFTGNYRNFIEAQSVLTAGVVMGIMLIPFVSSLSDDIINAVPDSLRKGSLGLGATQSETIKRVVLPAALPGIVGALLLTASRAIGETMIVVLAAGVAANLQINPFEPMTTVTVKIVNQLTGDLEFNTPQTLVAFALGLTLFVITLCLNVYALYVVRKYREQYA
- the pstA gene encoding phosphate ABC transporter permease PstA, whose translation is MSETFTNPNEAGDFRRRVTETRRKGLKRRHRAERRFRVFGFLAIFAGLFFLAALLFSVAGKGFSAFQQTTITLPITFSEQVVDPEGLRDENPRLLLTANYPALVQDALAKTLDLDPANAAEMREAMRLVSRSARVDLRDVVMDDPSVIGKTVDVKLLAAADVDSANKGQIDLSLPETSRRVSDQQAAWMAELKAEGRLHKSFNAGFFTHGASSRPESAGIGVAFVGTLYMMGIVLVLSLPLGVASAIYLEEFAPKNRFTDVIEVNINNLAAVPSIVFGLLGVALFIGFLGLPRSAALVGGLVLTLMTLPTIIIATRSALKAVPPSIRSAALGVGASKMQAVFHHVLPLAMPGILTGTIIGLARALGETAPLLLIGMVAFVADYPASPLDPSTALPVQIYMWAGEAERAFVERTSAAIIVLLVFLILMNLTAVILRRRFERRW